The Juglans regia cultivar Chandler chromosome 1, Walnut 2.0, whole genome shotgun sequence nucleotide sequence TTCACGCTACCTACgaataggaatttttttttgagaaaaaaattgatgacttggATTCATTCACCTTTTGTCCCGACCACAAGGCATATAATCCAAGAATAGCTTTAATTTCTTGCACCGATTGTTTACTCTCATTTGCAAATATCATCGTATCTTCCGCATAGAGTAAATGAGAAATACAAGGCCCATTTCGTGGGGTCATAAGCCCACCAATCTTACCCCTAGCAAATCCTTGTTTGAGGAGCCAAGAAAAAACTTCATCTAcaagaatgaataaatatgaagaaaGAGGATTCCCTTACCGCAACCCCCTACCActcttaaaaaatcatttagcCGTCTCATTCATAACAATTGAATACCATGGCGTAATAACACACTGAACAATCAATTGACAAACTTGAGCCGAAAAACCAAAAGCACTTAACACATGGAACAAGTACTTCCAATCAATcgtatcataagccttagcAATATAAACTTTTATCACTATATTTCCCCCAGGAACTggtttatttaaaatcaaatgtgactaagaaaaataaaatcaatataaaaaacaaccTGTCTTGATAAATTCATTCCAAGATGCTCAATAGGTTTCTAATAACGTCATAATTAAGACTTCGGTATTAATCATCAATCAATTAATGAGTGTCCCATCCGTCTAATTCAAAGAATTCTCAATCATCCAAAAAAAAGGAATGTAATCACTTGCCGGAAGCAACTTTTAGGGTTTGTTCTTCAAgtcataatcaaattataacttctttaaatttgagaGTTTATTCCTtaccaatattttaaaattttcggaTTTGAAAGGTGGGGTGTCATGTTTATGTTGCAATTAGACTTTAGTTTAATCTACATATTTGAGTTTTATCTTTTGGAATATACGTTTAATCTATATATTTGAGTTTTATCTTTACGTTTAATCTATATATTTGAGTTTTATCTTTCGGAATATACGTAAATGGTATTTAGATCTTCTAGTTTCATTCTTATGTATCGTttggatatttaaaatatttataaatactaataaaataatttgtgaattaataaaatggtttgaattgagatattttactcgattttaaaaaagagagaaaaaattgaataaatatattataaaattaaatttttatttgaatataatttttattttaaaaattaaaaaagttatattattttttgtattttgtttagaagtttgagaaaattgtattggattttgtgtttggataacgattagatgaaaaaattgaatatttgaaattgaaaaatatggtatttgaatgatgtttgtgTTAACGCCTAAAACTATTGCAATAGGccggaagagaagaaaaaatcattattgGCTCGATGAGACTATTTGCGCCTCGATAGTAGTAGTGTGGGGCCCCCAACAGCTGTACGCTGTCCGTGCGTATATCCAAGGCAGTGAGCAATAAATAgtgtagagaaaataaagagacgACGACCCACATATTTACATAGTTCAGTATAATGTCTACGTCTACAGGGGTTTTGGAAATATGAGAATCTACTATAATGTgattattttacaatctctcttGGTTTCTCGTCCTCATTGTACAATAGAGATCGGATCTCTATCTTCTAGAAGTGTCCCTGTCGTTGGTGCTTTGgtcgtgaggttgaagaagctgaatGATAAGTCTCCGTCTGTCCTCGCCAGTCCCAAAAATCATCTGGAAGCCCCCGCATCAAGTGGTCCGGTCTTCTTTTTATCATCTGCCCATTGCCTTTTCTACGTTACATATTCTCTCCTTTATGACATATTATCACTTTTTTTCCTAACACATTTCTCATTCTCAATCTTTTATCCTCtccttcattcattcattctttccTCCTTAAGAGATCCTCCCATTTGAATTGGGCCTAGAATTCATTATGGACTTAAGATATTTTATCTCTtccaatttaaaaacaaaatatctgaaaatacgATAGTAACCAACCATTAAAGTAAGAGACACATAGTAAGATAAAGTGAGTCTCAtgattatctctctctcttccactctAATCATATCAAAACTTCATGATAATTGTTCACAATAAATTCAGAATGAAAGAGCAATAATTGATCAACGTTGAACGCAAGCTACAAGCATATATTATAGACCATTGAACATGATTTCACATTAAaagaaatactttcaaatttgtgttttgatatattttattagattataagacttttttttttttttttttttatgtaaactaGATTTTATGTATCACATTAgtctttatcaatttttaaatttatttttataaaatcctcTTTTTACACCTAGTAATTGTCTCAAACATATTTTATcgaagagaaatgctttagtcataaattttttttataaaaataaatttataaattaacatgtcttgatataatacgtcaaattataaaattatttttattatagaataGATTTAACATATCGCATAACATCGCATCgatctattattttaatttttttttatacatttaacaCTTTTCTCTTATGAATTTATTAACACTCTCAACCCCACCAAATGCCGCACCAAATTGGGGTTTGGCTCGTGGTGTGGCATTTCATCCAACTACCGCGTCTCCACTATTGTAAGAGTATTAGTCATAAAAAAGCTtagttaaatgtaaaatatgatgaatttcattaaaagagagctgcattgaattagccaaaaggataaatgtgaaactttgagctacagtaaatttatagatttcttcaaatttgaagaactaCTGTTgactcatcaaatctattttttattcacttttaatctccaatggtcttttttattcacgtttaatctctaactatcttgtaataataatataagaattaaattaaattattaattaacatataattagtgtaattataaagtataaaaaaaataaaatattattattaaaaagataatattatattattattttgatgaatttaatagttaatttaatgtaaaattatagataaagaaattttagatatataaaaaatatatattttttattaaaatttaaagataaatttaatgaaattaatGTTCAAAGATGGGGAATCAATCGTACAACGCCCCATTACAGAGAAATTACATTTACAGGACAAAAGAGAGCCGACGTTCTCTGCCAACTCCTCTTCCTCGTTACTAACAACGCCAATGGAACTGCACACTTTTCGACTTCCTATTGCTCAAATAATTCAAATGTCAAAACCAAACACTAAAGCCACCAATCCCCTCCTTCCAACTCCCTCAAAACCACACACCACTGCAACCCACCCAACCTTTTCCCCAACCATCGTTCCTCCTCCACCACACACGCACGCACTGActctttacttttttctttaacCACACATAGGGGCCACCGATCACGAGAAGACTCGCTGACAGTCTCCGCCCGTATGTGTGTTTGGGTGTCAGCGAGTGCGTGTGTCAGCGTGCGTGCGTGTGCGTGTGTCTGCTTTCGACGTCTTCTCGTCACCATCTTCCCCGTGTACAACCAAAACACAGACAGAGACGGCCAAACCGGGTAACAACAACAACCCGAAAGAAATGGAATGAATAATGATAagcaaaaaagtaaagaaaataaaacatgtagCTCCACCACCAGTACCACCGTGTGGTCCTAGTTCCCTCACTCTCCCTTCTTTctcaccttttatttttttggtaccAGAGTGTAGAATTAAATGGCCACTTCAAATATGCAATATTTTAggtaaatgagtttttttttttaatcattagaaaatataaatgtattaataataacattcttaattattaaaaaataaaaataaaataaaataaaatatatgagtgacCAAGTTTTGTGGGCATATTTGAgattcatgttatatatatatatatatatattatgtattcaACTATAATTCATTGATTCAGTCCCTCCCGAGTCCCTACACCCTCAGCTGATTAATATCTTCTTCCATACTTTCCAACTTCCCAGTAGACAATTCTTCTTTACCATGAATCTGGACAATGTTAGTGGGAATTACCAGAAGATGGAGAAGCAGCAGAAGGtggtgaagaaggaagtggTGGAGTCTGATGAGGAATTGGAGGGTGttgaggaggagaagaggaagaaaggggtGATGGATGGTGGTGGTGGGCTTGGAAAGAAAGGTGGTAACGGGCTGAGGTGTTGTCAGGCTGAGAAGTGCACGGCGGATCTGAGTGATGCTAAGCAGTACCACAGGAGGCACAAGGTGTGTGAGTTTCATGCTAAGGCTCAGGTTGTGCTTGTGGGTGGGATTAGGCAAAGATTTTGTCAGCAATGCAGCAGGTTGTAGAGGTTTAGTTTTGCgctttataacattttttcttcagttttgaTTTTACGATGAATTCCTTGTTTCTGTCCTTTTTGTTGCTCAATTCCTTTGTGGGTCGGTTAATTGTTGCCCAATTGCTCGACTTCTGAGGAGTTTTGGTTACAATTGTAGTTGACTGCTCTGCACCACTCGTAATATTTCTATGGCACAAACTTAAGGTGGAATTCGGATTTTGGAAATAGAATTAGAGTCCTTCCTCATGGGAAAAGAACATGATGAGCTGAGCTCTCCATATATCCAATTCCAACCTTTGAGCCCCAATTCCAAACTCCCAAACCACATCGTACGTGTCTTTTTGTTTGTCTCGCTGTCTGtcattgtttgtttgtttcttatGGCGTTAATTAAAAGGTGAAAATGGGAGCTTTTTGCATGCATTATAGGACCATTAATGGAATTTGGATCTAAGTTATAAAAAAGCAATTGCCCTGTAGCTAATCCCAATAATCGGAACTCGACGCTTCGTTGAGTACACTTAATTGGTTTAGTTGTGTCTGGTACAGTACCCATAAATCTTGCAGGAATGTTTATGGGGTACTGGAATgtgtctattttttttgttttatatgaaAAAGGCCGCTTCATTGAGCTTGGATTTGGCGATAATATTCTGTTACTCGTGCACTATATATGGTACATACAGCTAATGCATTTTCAGATCTAATGCATTGTAACAGGGTTTAAAGTTTTTACTAAATTAAGCTACAACGCTGTTTGAATTGCATGATAATGGTCATTAACTGTTGCTTTTCCTTGGTGTTATATGGTCCTGATCATGTCAATGATTCTGTCATATTGTCTCATGTGGTCGTCTTATGTATTGGATTATATTAATGGTTGGCGTTTCTCTATTTTGTGTTTACAAACATCCAATATTGGTGTTGGATTGTGAAGAGTTTGAGCTTGGCTTGTATATATTTGGTTTAAACTcggttcatttaataaatgagatgtTTGTAAACACCAATATTGGTTTGATTATTAAACGAGCAAAACTCGTATAAACTCGGCTCGATTGGGTTTAGGTTCGTAAACAAAATTCGTATAAGCTCGACTTGGCTTGTAATATGtgctatatttattatatgttagctgtattttataaacttaattatattattattagtgtgTATAGGATACtttgtataactttttatagaagatattttatataattaattatctatatttaatTGTGTATTTTGTTACTTATCAAGCTAGTTTATGTTCGCAATacaagttatataaaataagttaatgATGTATCATGTAATATAGCATTAGTGTTATATATCAGTTTTCTGATATAGTTATGAATGAATGGGTGAATAAATATTTACTTGCAACAGTTACTAAATTAACTTTAACcgattaattataatttgtataaataatacACATCAGAATGTAAGttgataatatttctttttaattaaggaattatattattaaccttatatataatatagttttcaTTATACCTGATAAATGATAACAcatattgtaatttaaaactataCTTATCACTTTTAATtccatattattatatttctatTGTGTAATATATGTACAGtgacttttatattatatctatatgtTTATATCACATGCTtgtaatacaattataaatataatatccaGTAATGTGtactataatatattcataatttatatttaataataatatattattcaacTAGAACTTTTGACTTATCATGCCATCTATACATATTAAATGGTTTAATTTATTGCATTTatcttatgtattatttttataatttataattatgagttaatttattttataaaaatttatatcaagaatttttttaatgaaaattatatgGTCGAATAgttaaatgattaattttttttttgtaaaattaaaaattctttatattaatcaaaagataagaatcaaataaaaaaactcgaGTTCGAACTTGACTTGTCCATTGATTTTTAGTTGAGCTCGAGCCGAATTCAAACAACATTAATAGTTGGCAACCCAAGTTCGAATAAGGATATTCAAATTTGCAGCCGAGTTCGAACAAGTACATATGCTAATCGAGCTCGAACACCCTTATTCAAGTTTGGCTCGACTCGGTTTGTTTGGAGCCCTAGTGAGTAATTCCAATGCAAAATGTTTGTTATGCTAGCTTATCTTACTTTCTGAACGTCTAAGATTATTTAGGCTACCAAGAACTGGGACTTTACTGTGCTTCAATTATCCGTTGTAACTGGGTGCAGATTTCATGAACTATCAGAATTT carries:
- the LOC108986645 gene encoding squamosa promoter-binding protein 1-like, translated to MNLDNVSGNYQKMEKQQKVVKKEVVESDEELEGVEEEKRKKGVMDGGGGLGKKGGNGLRCCQAEKCTADLSDAKQYHRRHKVCEFHAKAQVVLVGGIRQRFCQQCSRFHELSEFDETKRSCRRRLAGHNERRRKNSAESHAEGSSRKGTGTQLKDIVCGQVDDRGRIQISIHENSTYKHFQIR